A window of Frankiaceae bacterium contains these coding sequences:
- a CDS encoding lysine 2,3-aminomutase, with protein MAEGLAQPFAYPQAREFREPDWTRLPGFKDVTRDEWESAQWQRSHCVKNLAQLKNAFGGLIGDDLLADIERDQAERATMSILVPPQMLNTMDETDLYADPVRRYMLPAFSERDPEWPSHPRAMRDSLHEHEMWAVEGLTHRYPTKVLAEMLPTCPQYCGHCTRMDLVGNSVPQVAKLRFEAKPADRHRAMLDYLRANPGVRDVVVSGGDVANLPFHQLETFVAELIEIPNVRDVRLASKGLMGLPQHWLQDDVVSGMERLARKAFEHDVDLALHTHVNHANSVTPLVAKASKRLLEAGVRDVRNQGVLLRGVNATPEALLDLCFTLLDHAKVMPYYFYMCDLIPGSEHWRVSVAQAQELQHAVMGYLPGFATPRIVCDVPYVGKRWVHQVAEYDRERGISYWTKNYRTGIERDDADALTRRYEYYDPIASLPEAGQEWWRAQTSAAMTGLAQRAAAESRDASAALAAH; from the coding sequence ATGGCGGAGGGTCTCGCGCAGCCGTTCGCGTACCCGCAGGCGCGGGAGTTCCGCGAGCCCGACTGGACGCGCCTCCCCGGGTTCAAGGACGTCACGAGGGACGAGTGGGAGTCGGCCCAGTGGCAGCGCTCCCACTGCGTCAAGAACCTCGCCCAGCTGAAGAACGCGTTCGGCGGCCTGATCGGCGACGACCTCCTCGCCGACATCGAACGCGACCAGGCCGAGCGCGCGACGATGTCGATCCTCGTGCCGCCGCAGATGCTCAACACGATGGACGAGACCGACCTGTACGCGGACCCCGTACGCCGCTACATGCTGCCGGCGTTCAGCGAGCGCGACCCCGAGTGGCCGTCGCACCCGCGGGCGATGCGCGACTCGCTGCACGAGCACGAGATGTGGGCGGTCGAGGGGCTGACGCACCGCTACCCCACCAAGGTCCTCGCGGAGATGCTGCCGACCTGCCCGCAGTACTGCGGCCACTGCACCCGCATGGACCTCGTCGGCAACTCCGTGCCGCAGGTCGCGAAGCTGAGGTTCGAGGCCAAGCCGGCCGACCGGCATCGCGCGATGCTCGACTACCTGCGCGCCAACCCCGGCGTACGCGACGTCGTCGTGTCGGGCGGCGACGTCGCCAACCTGCCGTTCCACCAGCTCGAGACGTTCGTCGCCGAGCTGATCGAGATCCCCAACGTGCGCGACGTACGGCTGGCGTCGAAGGGCCTCATGGGCCTGCCCCAGCACTGGCTCCAGGACGACGTCGTCTCGGGCATGGAACGCCTGGCGCGCAAGGCGTTCGAGCACGACGTCGACCTCGCGCTGCACACCCACGTCAACCACGCGAACTCGGTGACGCCCCTCGTCGCGAAGGCGTCCAAACGACTGCTCGAGGCCGGCGTCCGCGACGTCCGCAACCAGGGCGTGCTGCTGCGCGGCGTCAACGCCACCCCCGAGGCGCTGCTCGACCTCTGCTTCACGTTGCTCGACCACGCCAAGGTGATGCCGTACTACTTCTACATGTGCGACCTCATCCCGGGGTCGGAGCACTGGCGCGTCTCGGTGGCGCAGGCGCAGGAGCTGCAGCACGCGGTCATGGGCTACCTGCCGGGCTTCGCGACACCGCGCATCGTCTGCGACGTGCCGTACGTCGGGAAGCGCTGGGTGCACCAGGTCGCGGAGTACGACCGCGAGCGCGGCATCTCGTACTGGACCAAGAACTACCGCACCGGCATCGAGCGCGACGACGCCGACGCGCTGACCCGCCGCTACGAGTACTACGACCCGATCGCGTCGCTCCCCGAGGCCGGCCAGGAGTGGTGGCGCGCACAGACGTCCGCCGCGATGACCGGGCTCGCGCAGCGCGCGGCCGCCGAATCGAGGGACGCGAGCGCCGCGCTGGCCGCACACTGA